The Colias croceus chromosome 2, ilColCroc2.1 region GCCTCACAAGCTCGTTTGCTAAcacttaaaataatgtttataaataagttttaaaaagtaCAGAACTTACCTCAGTACCTTAtcagttacaaataaaataaacaaaatgttatgCCTCAGCCCCCataatcacagacacaatagaaaatctattgtgtcgtggtctcaTTGGGCCGCTTGGTGGTCAATGGattaataaaacttttctgatgaaacttaataaaagttatattcgGAAGTGTTTGTATAAGAAACAGAGCTTGTAATAATCACGTGTGAGGGAAAAATAAACAGACGTACTTAGTTTCACAAGTGCTTATTTACGAAAGAGGGACACGAGATACATTcatcttataatatttattatttccaaatagcctgtacataaatatatcaaGGATCTCACCTTCTGGTGTATTCTTTCATAGTAGAATTATTTATGTGATATTGCTATACAAAATGGATATATGAAGGACTTCAATAACATCATTTTACAGTTCTTTTGAGGTAGGCGCATTGAGAgttaaatttcaaggtcgtgtCGTGGCAATACCGTGACGTCATGGATTAAGGCATCGATTTGGtctctttgaatcttgccaaagaagtttcacttctgacacgtgtgctcggcacacacccACGCGTTTATTTTGAGtgtgttgtttataaaaaaaagtaataattgcaaaaatacacataagtagtaagtaaataataatgtcaTCCTTATAGTAGGATACAAATATCGCTGTGTTTCAGGAATTTCTACCAACTAtgacaaatatatttaaaatggcgAAATATTTTGGCATTCCAACATATGGCGGGAGATTAGCTCTTCTAGGAGCTATTGTAATGTTGGCAATGCTGATGATTTTGGAGACAGTGTCTATTTCGAAGCTGATAAAAACTTTGAATAGCTGGAATGTGAATCCAAAAGGTGCATAaattttttcctgaaaatatatataaaacgaaggaggttatcaattcaactgtatttttttatgttagagCTTTTGACAGGGTCAACCAATTTTgatgattattgttttatttgaaagcttgTAGAGGTTGGTTTTCTGTCTTTATCTGACCATTTAAAGGCTGAGAGGGATTCGATTTTTATTAAGAGTACTAATAAACGTATTTAACAAGTTGCATCctcttcattttcattaaataataattacggtGATGGTTTTGCAAAAGGTGGGAAATATTACCTCAAGTTTACcccaaattttgtaataatatatctttacTTGTACTCAAATGATTCCCCTATATTTCATAGATAGTGTAATTTCTCGGCTATCTGGATCAATTTTCTATGGCAACGCTTTGCTGTCCATGTTAATATCATGGAAAATAATAAGCAATTGGGAAGAACTAGCTTTATTCTGGAAGAGAACTGAAAGAATTGAACTGAACATTCTTCCTGATAAAAGGATTAGAGcaagaattatatttataagcagttACGTCGGTATATGTGCGTTTggtgagttttatataatatgtgttagaagagacttattttttgttggttctttaaattttcaacAGTTTAACTTTATCTGTTCGAAAAGagaagtatttttttgttctcTAATCTAGTAAACAGTTGTTATTTAATCACGtgcaacaaaacaaaaaccaATGAAATCTGTTAatcttttttatgtataaagatGTTATTTCAAGTATTTAGGTAAAATCATAATTGGGTTTAAATTAAACTGGTATCTCTAAAAAACTGCTATAGTCTCACCAATAAATGGTTTTACAGCAAAACAAACGAAAAAACGCCACAAACTTTTTTTGAGAGTCGTATAGTTTTATCGTGTAGTCGTGTAGCTTTGATGTGGTAAGACATTCAACAGTTGGCGAATACTGATTGTTGTTTCTCTGagtgaaaattatacatttttatcttgCCCACTGGATGATGCCGTAAGAGCTTTGACTTTTAAATCAAAGCCacatcattatattttaatgggtAGACAGTTAAAAGTTTATGAGGTCAGGCCAGTATGTGCAATTGTAAATTAACATAGTAGATAGTGGTAGGTACGATTTAgttgataatattttctataaattttaataatcgaTCAGATTATGTTATTCATGATACATTAGGTACATACTGTCAGTAGTGTGAATGTATTCTCTAATTCCAAATCAAAATCATATAagtagattaaaaataaaatactttgtaaaaattatattctattttactagtagatttttatttaatagtacctatacaatatacatataaaaacttGAGTGTTTTGCATGTCACAGAACTCTTTGAGATGCagaatttaatacaaaaccCCGTTTATATGTCAAGAACCTCTGACGCCTCTGCAAAAGCTCACATGTACTAATTATGGATCATTCCACGCTAAGTTTTACTTTGTGGTTCAGTGTAAAGATGAGTTATTTACAGTTGAGCACGCGTTGAGTATGATGTCAGGAACGGGGCTCGACTGTCCGCCGGGGGAGTACTTTGAACGTTATATCTTGAGTTCACACGGATTCATCTTGCAAAGAAGTAAGGCGTATTTTGATGGtctgtttaaataatatatgacgtgatacatattttgtgtacaataaagagtacatgagaaataaatgtttagttGATTCGATATAAGCTAGTAATGAATACTTAAAACTACATAGGTATGATATGcgatgataataaatattggccaaaataatttacaagtaaaaatgaaaatgaaaaacaagACTCCATCTTGGCttgtaagaataaataatagggTAATGCCCACATAATTAGGTAGTCATTGTTGATAAAATAtggttaattaatttataattaaattgaataattacTAATTTAAGGTAAATATTCTCTATGGATAGCGATACCGATTTTCATTCTCAGCAAGTTGGCCACAATATTTTGGAACTTCCAGGACctgattataattttaatcagcGTCGGCCTGGCTTCGAAGTACAACCGATTAAATCTTTTTGTTCATCGTTTCGTATTGTTTGAGAAGAAAATGAAATATCACAATAGGGTGAGtcttaattttcaatttagcCTGTATTAGGATCACGTGGCATGCTTTGGGGAGATATTTGCTTAATTATACCTAAGTAATGTTTTATAAGATAACCTTGTATAGGATTTCACGACTTTTATgactaaataaaaacttattttagtaattgaatattgatttattttggaAATTGATCAGTAACTGTTAAActgaaactaaaaatttatttattcaattagacttcttcgagaagcacttttgaaacgtcatatttttaaacatttaccaccgattcggaaaacagtatctatggagaagaatgtTGCAATAGAAATAATGATCATAAGAAAAAATACTACttttattgtttgtaatactacttttattgtaatatctgGCCAATTAGAGTTATTGTGATAGCTCCATTATGAGAAATATCATAAATcgtacttattattatttattgtaatgatTAACCGCAAAAAATCTCAATCAAaagcgtttttttttaatgcttttTTTAGGTCGTAAGTCTACCTCTCCGTATCAAAATATGGCGCAATCTTCGTCAGGCTTACGTCCAACAATCAGAGTTAGTGAGGAAAGTTGACCAGAGCCTCGGAGGGCTGATACTCCTCTCCAATCTTAATAATTTGTACTTTATTTGCTTGCAACTGTTTTTGGGGATCAGGTAAGAAAGTTAATGTAATAAGAGTTTAAGTTGAAAgacgtttattttatattatgttaaaagataatttaaaacaatatttaactcGTTTATAAAGGAAAATAAGACAGCGTTTGAAAAAAACCGTGGTTCAAGCCtaggaataaaataattggcGGAAAAAATTTCTtacctaatttatgtaaataaaatatattgataagGCTTTCATTAATATGCgaattttgattaatttaactAAGAAAATTGATTGAAAGCCTGTAGTCTGTAACTGTATAATAACCGTATATTATTACGGTTACAAAACGGaaaaattagataataattgaaaaaaaaaactgaaaatggatttacctaattttataataattgtgtggaaaaatgtcaaataactattaaaaaagaagGAACTTTTctaagtaagtaagtagttTATAATGGATAGTATAGGTAACTATAAGCATAATTATATAACGATAAGCAGGAACTATCAGTAAAGTACGGGGAAGTTAGAGCGCTTAACTCTCCAGTAGTTTTGATTCAAACTATATTCTAAATCTAGGAACTAATTtcaaatacctatataatatttaatacaagtaggtatgtaggtacttatctcTTTATATAGATCACAACAATTTAGACTAAAAAAATGGAGTTTTATAGCAAGTTTCACGGCTTCCGGAATAATTTTCCGGTTAGCTATTAGTTAAAACGACACAGAAcgtataaaaagtaaaaaccattttattatatttttgttacaactatgttaaaattaattttcagtaGCGGATCAAAGGGTACTGCGATAAATATAATCTACTATTACTTCTCACTGGCTTGGCTACTCTACCGAGCCAGTGGCGTGGTGCTGGCAGCGGCTGATATCAACATACACTCTAAACGGGCCCTCCCATATTTGTATAGTAGTGTAAGCGGGGCATATAATATTGAGGTGCGTATATTTAAAAGGgtaaaaaaactaaaaggTAACTTCATGGTattccataaaataattttatctttatattatgtccaatattaattacctaaCTTGTGCTACGCTGGTATATACATAGCATACtttcttaatgttattttggatgttcaaaatagtaaaatatatcatcacgtacTTACGTACAAGAAATTATTACAGTGAAACTTGGTTAAGTGGGACCTGGATAAGTAAGAAACCTCCATAACTATGTCAAAACGAAAGCTACAATCGTTATCATTAGGTGAAAAACTGAAGTTAATATCCATTTATGAACCTGTATTCTCACCTCTATTAATGGAACCCTCTGTAAATGaaacagatatttatttatacctgtaTATCTGAGACACTGGGTAAGTGGAATACCTCTATAAGTGAAACGACATTGCAGGTCCCTTGATGTCTCACTTAACCAGGTTTCACTGTAATATAGGTATCATATCTATTTCTGTGAAAGATTTTCTATCAAACTTGAATAGCTacttatttttactataaagGAAAGTAAGGACCAACAcgagaccaacaggagtggagccacgagggtgaaaccacgcggagcagctagttagaatataaagtactagctttaaaaaaaaaaccgcatagttcccgttcccgtgggatttccgggataaaacctattctatgtgttaattaaagttaccctctatatgtgtgctaaatttcattgcaatctGTTCAgaagtatttgcgtgaaagagtaacaaacacacacatacacatcctcacaaactttcgcatttataaatttagtaGGACTAGTAGGACTAAGTTTAAGTTTCTTTCCGGAACACCAAAATAACTACTACTACCTTCTTATACTATCTACATGTACGATAAACTTTTTTACGCTCtctgaatatattttgttttagataaaaagaCTCAAAACTCAATTAGAGAACGACGATGTAGCTCTGAGCGGACTCGGGTTCTTTTACTTGTATAGACAGAAGTTATTAGAGGTGAGTAAATTATCCTTACTACAAATATTATCCTACtaaaatgcgaaagtatgtatgtttgtttgtttgtttgtttgttcgatatttcttcacgcaaaaactgctgaaccaattttcatgaaattggCACACACATTAACACATAATAACGGGAACGTTTTAGGCGTGccctttgactacgcgggtgaagctgcggttaaattttaaataataataattattattaaactatagCACATACTCACATTTTGTCCTCGTTGTAATATGAGCTGAATGGCATGTATTGTTGAATTGAGAACTTTTTCACGAAAAAGTGAAATTTATGGGAAAAATTTTTCAAAGGATTACAAAAGCCGATATTTATAGATTTCGATGAATGTGAAtcttttctaaataaaattactttaggtactacaaattgtttttaaacaattgatagattttttttatattttcattttcaatctGTGtgcttatattaatattgtgtgtaataaaaatatattcaacgtagaattaatttaactatttattgcAGGTGGCTGCTGCTATAGTcaaatatgaattaatattacttCAATTTGacaaacattattaatagAAGCAACAAAATATTGAGTAATACATTAAGATAGCAGTATTCtgtaaataggtatttaaataaataaatcacaattaaaatttgtgttttaatttttccctTACCTGATTAACTGAATTGATCGGTCTATCCATATAATGCTTTTTGAACCAtaacttcactacatagtataaaacaaagtcgctttctctgtccatattttcctatgtccttttgtattgcttaaatctttaaaactacgcaacggattttgatgcggttttttttgatagatagagtgattcaagaggaaggttttagtatataatttactaggtttttgacaaagcgagcgaagccgcgggcggtaagctagttttataaaataagacaaaCGTAACGTACATATAGGTAGATGCATTGGAAAATCTTATTGAAAAGTACATTAAAGAGAAACAATGAACAAAGTAACTACAATTTTACGTATAGTACTAAAGGTGAACGAACTTAATTAAAGTCCACGTGACTCTCAATCTAATAATATAGTACTTACATAGTAATTGTTTTCGGGATAACTACGTTTGGAGCCCGTCAAACGCGTGTAAAATTTTACGATCAAGGTGAATGGCGGTGAATTTTATCTAAAAGACAATAATAAACAGCTTATCTCCAGACAGGATGAAGACGCTTTATTGAGGTGCCTTATAATTTAGACGAATGGCTTTATGAAATGCCATATCACGTGATCCTAAATCCCAAAAATGACGAAGAATTTCAATTATATGGAATGGATTTTATAGAAACAAGCTGATCGCGTCAGGCGAGGCGTTCAACAGATAtccaaaaaaggaggaggttttCAATTCGACTcatataatactttattggttATCTTAAAAATTTGGACTGTgtaaaccgattttgataagttttttttttatttgaaagctagTGCCTTTAGGTTTGTCTCATTTGAATTTAGTGAAATTCTGCTCTTTGATATAGTGGttgaatttttgttaaaaataattatcgtagTTGCGATGCCACGCGTATGTAAACCTATGtgtctaaaaatatttgaaaatgtatAAAGTTATTCGTATTTTTACCTAACAATTGTTctctttattgaaataaaattatataaaattatactcaAGTTTCTTTTGTTCACAAATACACAATAAGCAATGCTCGATGTATcacagtaatttattttcattcatgaataattcattttaaaattaatcaattgTGAATACTTAACAATCTGTTGTATGCAGATTTAATAAAACGCAATTATATATCAAAAAACCGAATTTGATTATTACAGTTGATTAAGATACAATTATTGAAAAACAATGTGTTAAATTGCAAATTGTATGTAGATTTAAGAAAACGCAATTATATAAGAAACtggcggtccaccccggcttcgcccatgttacatatttacgttttctatacataaaaacgttcttcaaggaatataataaaaaaaaaatatcgaaatcggttgatatttaattttattaaatatcaacTTAATCTGTCCTAAAATTgttacagataatatttaatcgaCCATCTATAATCTAACTAATAAGCTAACTTAATAGTTTCCAAACTTAAGGTCAACTGAaccattattttaaagtttcaaATGATATGAAGTTAGTATTAAATTCACATTCCACATTTAAAATCCACCTCACTCAAAAGTGTCAACCTATTCAAATTATAATCTTTCatagaactaaaaataaaatccatTAGTGAACAATTAATTCGAGAACAAATCGAAATAGCTAAGCGTGAAATTGAAGTCTGTGTCAATTGAACGCTGGTAACAAATACCCGAATAAACGGAGCCATTCATTTAGGTATTTAAGGTTTTGTCAGATAGAAAGCATACAGTTTCACGCGCGTTAGAGCGCTAACTTGAAGCCGCATTATGGCGTCGTGGTCTATTATAaggataaataataagaataaaactacagaaaaaattataatacctaccaaATTGAATTCTTGAAGACTATAAAAAATGACAATGAAAGGACATAATAGGCATATTTTTGTGGCGACTGGTGACCTACAGCTCAGCTATGCTATACCGAGGTCGGTATAGTGCTAGTTTTCAGAGCTTCATCAGACACAAAACGCATAAGCTTAAAGTGTCTCTCTCTGCAATTAGATGTTTAGTTaattctatacataatatcatcacgctatgaccaacaggggtggagccacggtggtgaaaccgcgcggagcagctattattcattaattatacttataattaaataaaaccattaTACTGTAATGTATCGTTTTCTTAGCGCAGGTAAGAGACTGGGCCCTCTATTCGACGGTATATTACCGCGTGGTACAACACAATTCGGCGTCATAGCGCAGCGTCAAGTGAGCGCTCTGACGAGCTAGTAACGCGCTCTATTTGACAAAGCCCTTCATTTAGGATGAGATTTAGCAAGATCGCAGCTCAGGTGCTCATTAAAAGTTATCCAGTTATAGGATTACACTTATAAATGATTCTTGAATTGTTAAACTCGATTTAGCATTGCGTAATAGGTAAagtaatttgataaattactAGGGACGTACAATTATGCAAATTTTAGTtacaatcactacatagtataaaacaaagtcgctttctaggtccctatgtccctttgtatgcttaaatctttaaaactacgcaacggatttttatgcagttttttgtaaatagatagagtgattcaagaggaaggttttagtatataatttattaggttttagacaaagcgggcgaagccgcgggcggtaaactagttattaataaacaaaaagctGTAGTTGCTCAGTATTGAGGattataactttataagtCAGGGATTCAAAAGCGGTAAGCatgcaggaaataaattgggTGTTTCAATATGAAGTGAAGAAGAACATCGACAAAATCGATaggtcgaagaattaaaagttcgacgacatgcaATATCTGCCAAGcgcttggccagcgtggtgggtTATGGCCTGAACTGAACTGAACTGGCCACATAGGAGGCCTGTATCCATGCAGTGGTAGTTATATGGGCTGATAATGATATTGAGTAACAATGTTGTGAGAAATATATGATTAGAATTTTTAGAATCACACTAAATTTGGTTTATCATAttgataaatacaataaaattgaaaacttACATTGCAACAAAGGCACTATTATAGCaacctaaaatattatttctatcaGTTTTGAACATCCCTTTGTgtatcaaacaaataaattttcatttcatttcatttcatatctTATACACACgacattttaaactttttatctTCTTTTTTCTTAAGTCGTAAT contains the following coding sequences:
- the LOC123700436 gene encoding gustatory receptor for sugar taste 64a-like, with the protein product MCVATVCNKLKEQKWSKDAEILQVYMWRKIREAYVKQGLLVRKANDALGSLILFSNFFNFYFICLQLFLGITQGMAGDRFQQIYYLASLLWLCLRSSFVVLAAADVYEHSRRALPCLYSCNARCFNIEIERLQDQLSKDNVALSGLGFFNLTRTVLLQEFLPTMTNIFKMAKYFGIPTYGGRLALLGAIVMLAMLMILETVSISKLIKTLNSWNVNPKDSVISRLSGSIFYGNALLSMLISWKIISNWEELALFWKRTERIELNILPDKRIRARIIFISSYVGICAFVEHALSMMSGTGLDCPPGEYFERYILSSHGFILQRSKYSLWIAIPIFILSKLATIFWNFQDLIIILISVGLASKYNRLNLFVHRFVLFEKKMKYHNRVVSLPLRIKIWRNLRQAYVQQSELVRKVDQSLGGLILLSNLNNLYFICLQLFLGISGSKGTAINIIYYYFSLAWLLYRASGVVLAAADINIHSKRALPYLYSSVSGAYNIEIKRLKTQLENDDVALSGLGFFYLYRQKLLEVAAAIVKYELILLQFDKHY